The Sporolituus thermophilus DSM 23256 nucleotide sequence TGGCAGAAGGAATTTGAAGAAGCATTTCCTTATGAGGAAACACCTGACCAACTGCAGGCCATTAGCGAAATCAAACGCGACATGGAAGCGCCGCGCCCGATGGACCGCCTGCTCTGCGGCGACGTCGGTTTTGGCAAGACCGAGGTAGCCATCCGTGCCGCCTTCAAAGCCGTGATGAGTGGCAAACAGGTGGCCGTGCTGGTGCCCACGACCGTTTTAGCCCAGCAGCATTACCAGACGTTCAGCAGCCGCTTTGCCGGTTTTGGCCCGGTGGTCGACGTTATCAGCCGCTTCCGCAGCCCCAAAGAACAAAAAGCCACGCTGGCCAAGGTGCGCGCCGGCCAGGTGGACGTTCTTATCGGCACCCATCGCCTGCTCAATCCCGATGTCCAGTTCAAAGACCTCGGCCTTTTAATCGTGGACGAGGAGCAGCGCTTCGGTGTCGCCCAAAAGGAAAAACTCAAGAAATGGCGCACCAATATTGATGTATTGACATTGAGCGCCACCCCCATTCCGCGCACGCTGCATATGTCGTTGGTCGGCGCCCGCGACATGAGCATTATCGAGACGCCGCCGGAGGAACGCTACCCGGTCCAAACCTATGTCATCGAATACAACGAAGAGGTCGTCCGCGACGCCATCCGCCGCGAACTTAGGCGGGGCGGGCAGGTATATTTTGTCTATAACCGCGTTCAGACCATCGACAAGATGCACAAACGGCTGAGTGAGATTTTGCCGGATGCGCGCATTGGCGTAGCTCACGGGCAAATGAGCGAGGACCGGCTTGAACGGGTGATGCTCGATTTTTATGAGGGAAACTACGATATTTTGGTCTGTACCAGCATCATCGAGAACGGCCTGGATGTGCCCAATGCCAACACCATAATCGTTTATGACGCGGACAAATTCGGCCTGGCCCAGCTCTACCAAATGCGCGGCCGGGTTGGACGCACCCATCGCATGGCCTATGCCTATTTTACCTATCAGCGGGACAAGGTGCTAACCGAGGTGGCGGAAAAGCGCTTGCAGGCCATCAAAGAGTTTGCCGAACTGGGCGCCGGTTTCAAAATTGCCATGCGCGACTTGGAGATCCGTGGCGCCGGTAATATTCTCGGGCCCCAGCAGCACGGCCATATTTTGAGCGTTGGTTTTGAAATGTACTGCCGGCTGCTCGACGAAGCGGTGCAGGAACTCCGTACGGGCAAGGCTATCGAGCCGCCGCCCGAGCCGGTATTGGAGTTCAATGTTGACGCCTACCTCAGCGGTGACTATATCAGTGATGCGATGCACAAAATTGAGGTATACCAACGGATTGCCGCTATTCGCACCGAAGAACATATCAGTGAACTGGTCGATGAGCTGATCGACCGGTTCGGTGAGCCGCCGCAGCCCGTGCAAAATCTGTTTATGGTGGCCCGCGTCAAAAATTACGCCCGGGCGCTGGGCATCCGCTCCATATTTCAGCGGCGCGACCATGTGGAGATCCAGTTTACTGATCGGCCTAATATTGGCGTTGACGACATTATCGCCCTGAAAAGCAGTTACCCTGGCCGCGTGTCCATTCAGCCCGGTCCCCCGCAGACGCTGCGGCTGAAGACGGCGAATCTGACCGAGCCGATTCTTGACTGGCTGGTCAAGGTTTTGCGCCCCCTTACCGAACCGGCCGAAAAAAAGACGGCATTCGCGCCGCTTACTACTGGCGGGGACAATGAATAAAACGCAGAGGCCGGATATATACTATCACTAGACAAATGTCAAAAACTGTAGAAAAGGGGGGATACTGGTGAAAGCGACTGGCATCGTCAGAAGGATTGACGATCTAGGCAGAGTTGTCATTCCGAAGGAAATTAGAAGGACATTACGGATTCGTGAAGGTGATCCATTAGAAATATATGTCGACCGTGAAGGCGAAGTAATTCTTAAGAAATATTCACCAGTTGGCGAATTGGGCGATTTTGCCAAGGAGTACTGCGACTCACTTTATGAAGCTATTGGCCATATCATCATGATCGCCGACAGGGATAACGTAGTTGCGGTCGCTGGGGCGTCAAAGAAAGAATTTCTCGGTAAGCCGCTAGGGCCTGCTGTCGAAAAAGTCATGGAAGAGCGCAAGACGGCGGTTATCAATAATCCCGGTGAATACAAGCACTGCAAAGGATGCGTCACGGA carries:
- the mfd gene encoding transcription-repair coupling factor, which produces MQPLFDAIQTDKALQQALAACTAANKASLIYGLTGTQKSVLLAAAYNKKPRATFIITVSGESIDQLKSDLATLLPTAPVLELPALDLVTFSAAAKSLELTARRLDIYSRLLGGEPVIVLATPEAIMQKAPPKEELVNSRVSLVAGGIVQLEKLLATLVRFGYERVDQVDNVGQFSARGGIIDIFPLNRPNPLRLELFGDEIDSLREFDPATQRSIGAVDKADIMPIIEPEYRGRRTTVLSYLPADGCVVFDEPARVREAMTKLVKENPEIKPRVYAWPDIAAAAQGFNIVYLSLLLQKTPYTEPGEIHSITAKGIAPFHRQMEMLVDELKAWRDRKLQAVIFMTNRDKAVHLQQNLTQEGVSAVFSEQLTTLVPGTVMITVGVLAGGFELPHAKLAVLTEKEIFGRQKKGLRPRAAKGQQITYFRDLKVGDYVVHVNHGIGKYAGVETLEVGGVHRDYFLIRYAGEDKIYVPTDQVHLLQKYIGAEGEVPRLHRMGGTEWQKATSRAKAAVADLAKELIALYAARQVTPGFAFEPDTPWQKEFEEAFPYEETPDQLQAISEIKRDMEAPRPMDRLLCGDVGFGKTEVAIRAAFKAVMSGKQVAVLVPTTVLAQQHYQTFSSRFAGFGPVVDVISRFRSPKEQKATLAKVRAGQVDVLIGTHRLLNPDVQFKDLGLLIVDEEQRFGVAQKEKLKKWRTNIDVLTLSATPIPRTLHMSLVGARDMSIIETPPEERYPVQTYVIEYNEEVVRDAIRRELRRGGQVYFVYNRVQTIDKMHKRLSEILPDARIGVAHGQMSEDRLERVMLDFYEGNYDILVCTSIIENGLDVPNANTIIVYDADKFGLAQLYQMRGRVGRTHRMAYAYFTYQRDKVLTEVAEKRLQAIKEFAELGAGFKIAMRDLEIRGAGNILGPQQHGHILSVGFEMYCRLLDEAVQELRTGKAIEPPPEPVLEFNVDAYLSGDYISDAMHKIEVYQRIAAIRTEEHISELVDELIDRFGEPPQPVQNLFMVARVKNYARALGIRSIFQRRDHVEIQFTDRPNIGVDDIIALKSSYPGRVSIQPGPPQTLRLKTANLTEPILDWLVKVLRPLTEPAEKKTAFAPLTTGGDNE
- the spoVT gene encoding stage V sporulation protein T, with translation MKATGIVRRIDDLGRVVIPKEIRRTLRIREGDPLEIYVDREGEVILKKYSPVGELGDFAKEYCDSLYEAIGHIIMIADRDNVVAVAGASKKEFLGKPLGPAVEKVMEERKTAVINNPGEYKHCKGCVTDCEDDQTCKFTAQVISPIIVEGDTIGAVIICSKQPGVQMGEMEVKLAETAAGFLAKQMSQ